The following are encoded in a window of Heterodontus francisci isolate sHetFra1 chromosome 2, sHetFra1.hap1, whole genome shotgun sequence genomic DNA:
- the LOC137381202 gene encoding zona pellucida sperm-binding protein 4-like codes for MDIRRQPIHRNEDREVKEGKGSVGDGPCKVCTKDGRVLIAISKDLTLPPVNLTTVHLKDGHGAECSPTVASLDGVDVVYETDVLAQFEILDGALGSVSRDSPFRLHVQCSYKGSQESELQLKPRVYTLSPPLPATETGILLLELRIARDAAYRSWYVASDYPILSVLREPVFVEVRVLNRNDPSLVLVLNECWASPTAEPYSQLQWKLLVNRCPFTGDNYKSRLLPLDAASHLRFPTHHKRFVVSTFTFWERVTGRPLSGEVYFHCSAEVCSPSSRENCTASCSPKRRRSTNDQSGTLVTTGPIIFLEDGERLSAGIQQEEKDAAVDSPSHVLPGVAVGVALLSVVLLVGTVAVWKMDVGHRVGSECRSMEL; via the exons TTTGCACCAAGGATGGGCGGGTCCTGATCGCCATCTCCAAGGATTTGACGCTGCCTCCTGTAAACCTGACAACGGTGCATCTGAAGGATGGACAcggagctgagtgcagtcccaccgtgGCCTCT CTGGACGGGGTGGACGTGGTGTATGAAACGGATGTGTTGGCTCAGTTTGAGATCTTGGATGGTGCTTTGGGATCGGTGAGCCGGGACAGCCCCTTCAG GCTCCATGTCCAGTGCAGTTACAAGGGAAGCCAGGAGTCTGAATTGCAGCTGAAGCCCCGAGTTTACACCCTTTCTCCGCCACTGCCTGCCACCGAGACCGGGATCCTGCTTCTGGAGCTGAGAATAGCGAGAG atgctgcctACCGGAGCTGGTACGTGGCCAGTGACTACCCGATCCTGAGTGTGCTCCGGGAGCCCGTGTTTGTGGAGGTTCGTGTCCTGAACCGGAACGACCCATCCCTTGTGCTGGTGCTCAATGAGTGCTGGGCGAGCCCTACTGCCGAGCCCTATTCCCAGCTTCAATGGAAGCTCCTGGTGaacag GTGCCCCTTTACTGGTGACAACTACAAAAGCCGCCTCCTCCCGCTAGACGCTGCTTCCCATTTGCGTTTCCCAACTCATCATAAGCGCTTTGTAGTCAGCACTTTCACTTTCTGGGAGCGAGTTACAGGCCGGCCTCTGAGCGGGGAG GTTTActtccactgcagtgctgaggtttGCTCCCCTTCCAGCCGAGAGAACTGCACAGCTTCCTGCAGCCCCA AGAGACGAAGAAGCACCAATGACCAGTCTGGGACCTTGGTGACCACTGGACCCATCATTTTCCTGGAAGATGGGGAGAGATTGTCTGCAGGGATCCAGCAGGAAGAGAAAG atgctgctgtggATTCCCCCTCCCATGTTCTTCCTGGAGTAGCAGTTGGGGTGGCTCTGCTCTCTGTGGTCCTGTTGGTTGggactgttgctgtgtggaaaatgGATGTGGGTCACAGGGTGGGTTCTGAGTGCAGATCAATGGAACTGTAG